A portion of the Chrysiogenes arsenatis DSM 11915 genome contains these proteins:
- a CDS encoding protein kinase family protein, producing MTARIVEFLRKKDLVFVKELGQGACGKTVILHDEVIDERFVCKKYAPIYEPLKEELFENFVREIKLLHLLNHPNVVRVFNYYLYPDRLTGYILMELIEGNDIEEYLLLNPEKANQVFLQTVDGFQHLEKNGILHRDIRPQNILVSEDGVVKIIDFGFGKRIATKSDFDKSITLNWWCEPPLDFVSHTYNFKTEVYFIGRLFEKIILESGVEQFAYKNLLSRMCASDPSQRIESFDKIKQEILAGKFNEIKFSNYELSAYRSFANDLSRVISKVEQSTKYHREAQDVERKLEDAYRLVMLEEVLPNNSLVIQCFLNGAYYYSNKIFIEVENLRKFVELLRSSSREKKNIILSNIYTRLDNIQRYMESNNFDDDIPF from the coding sequence GTGACTGCTAGAATCGTCGAATTTCTCAGAAAAAAAGATCTCGTATTTGTCAAAGAGCTTGGCCAAGGCGCTTGCGGAAAAACAGTTATTTTGCATGACGAAGTTATTGACGAAAGATTTGTTTGCAAAAAATACGCTCCTATTTATGAGCCTCTGAAAGAGGAATTGTTCGAGAATTTTGTCAGAGAAATAAAGCTATTGCACTTACTTAACCATCCAAATGTTGTACGTGTATTTAATTATTATCTGTATCCGGATAGGCTTACTGGCTACATACTAATGGAATTGATCGAGGGAAATGATATCGAGGAGTATTTGCTGTTGAACCCTGAGAAAGCAAATCAAGTTTTTTTGCAAACAGTCGATGGCTTTCAACATCTTGAGAAAAATGGAATTTTACACAGAGACATCAGGCCACAGAATATCTTGGTTTCAGAAGATGGCGTAGTTAAAATCATCGACTTTGGCTTTGGCAAGCGAATAGCGACGAAAAGTGACTTCGATAAAAGCATTACACTGAACTGGTGGTGCGAACCCCCACTTGATTTTGTTAGTCACACATACAACTTTAAAACAGAAGTGTATTTCATTGGTAGATTGTTCGAAAAAATAATTTTGGAATCAGGTGTTGAGCAGTTTGCCTATAAAAATCTGCTATCGCGAATGTGTGCAAGCGATCCTTCACAGAGAATTGAATCATTTGACAAAATAAAGCAAGAAATCTTGGCTGGAAAATTTAATGAAATTAAGTTCTCCAATTATGAGCTTTCTGCATATAGATCTTTTGCAAATGATTTGTCGAGGGTTATCTCCAAAGTTGAGCAGAGTACGAAATATCATCGTGAAGCTCAAGATGTGGAACGTAAGTTAGAAGATGCTTACCGCCTTGTAATGCTTGAAGAGGTATTGCCTAACAACTCTCTTGTCATTCAATGTTTTCTCAATGGGGCCTATTATTACTCTAATAAAATATTTATTGAGGTAGAAAATCTTAGAAAATTTGTTGAGTTATTGAGGTCTAGTTCTCGGGAAAAGAAGAATATAATCTTAAGCAACATATATACTCGCCTAGATAATATTCAAAGGTATATGGAAAGCAACAACTTTGATGACGATATTCCATTTTAG
- a CDS encoding ABC transporter ATP-binding protein: MTSEVIIRADHLCHAYEQETVLHDISFTVTAGKIFGLLGKNGAGKTTAINIIMGFLQPQHGQCTLFGEPAHALLPATKQRIALLHEGHLSYEFFDIQQTESFYRHFYPKWESETYHTLVAKLGLSLRHKIGHMSCGQRSQIALAVLMAQNADLLILDDFSMGLDAGYRRLFLEYLNRYVTERKKTVLITSHIMQDLERFIDEALVIDKGRVVKHAPLTELHDGWYGYYIQGKIALAEIECDPTVQDISHTASGYQVICTLDAREATKRLNRYAQGEITIQPYEISLEDTFLALTGKY, from the coding sequence ATGACTTCTGAGGTCATCATTCGCGCCGACCATCTCTGCCATGCCTACGAGCAAGAAACCGTGCTGCACGATATTTCCTTTACCGTAACGGCGGGGAAAATTTTTGGTCTGCTTGGCAAAAACGGCGCGGGGAAAACCACCGCCATCAATATCATCATGGGGTTTTTACAACCGCAACACGGTCAATGTACGCTCTTTGGCGAGCCGGCACATGCGCTGTTACCAGCAACAAAACAGCGGATTGCGCTGCTACATGAAGGGCATTTATCGTACGAATTTTTTGATATTCAACAGACCGAATCCTTCTACCGTCACTTCTATCCGAAATGGGAAAGCGAGACCTACCACACGCTTGTCGCCAAACTCGGCTTGTCGCTGCGGCACAAAATAGGCCATATGTCATGCGGACAACGTTCGCAGATTGCGCTCGCGGTGTTGATGGCGCAGAACGCCGACCTGCTGATTCTTGACGACTTTTCGATGGGGCTGGACGCGGGGTATCGCCGCCTTTTCCTTGAGTATCTCAACCGGTATGTTACCGAACGGAAGAAAACTGTTCTGATAACCTCCCATATTATGCAGGACTTGGAGCGTTTTATTGATGAAGCGCTGGTTATCGATAAGGGACGCGTGGTGAAACATGCACCGCTGACGGAGCTGCACGATGGATGGTACGGCTATTATATTCAGGGAAAAATAGCGTTGGCAGAAATCGAATGCGACCCCACAGTACAAGATATCTCACATACAGCCAGTGGCTATCAGGTGATTTGCACCTTGGACGCGCGAGAAGCAACGAAAAGGCTAAACCGTTATGCCCAAGGGGAAATAACGATTCAGCCTTATGAGATCAGTTTAGAGGATACGTTTTTGGCGTTAACCGGAAAATATTAA
- the acnA gene encoding aconitate hydratase AcnA codes for MERANFRATLTVNQQEYTYYSLELLHQREGYYLDRLPFSIRILVENALRKLDGKAVTADTVREISNWQPRYEQPQEIAYYPARVLMQDFTGVPGVVDLASMRDAVAEMGLDPKKINPVVPVDLVIDHSVQIDYYGTADALEKNVALEYERNSERYMLLKWAQKAFHNMRIVPPNSGICHQVNLEYLSQGVMTQSVGGETVAFPDTLVGTDSHTTMINGLGVMAWGVGGIEAEAVMLGQPYYMSIPEVIGVHLTGRLREGVTATDLVLTLTQLLRKHKVVEKFVEFFGPGMKELPLTDRATIANMAPEYGATMGFFPVDEKTIEYLRNTNRTEAAALTEAYCKAQKLFYHSDEMPEYTAVLDFNLSSVEPSLAGPARPQDRVALGDMRTAFQAAFGESDVTGIPVEIGGKAETIRDGSVVIAAITSCTNTSNPFVMVGAGLIAKKAAALGMQVPGYVKTSLAPGSRVVQDYLERAGLLESFEKLRFHLAGFGCTTCIGNSGPLHPSIEEAIERHKLVVASVLSGNRNFEARIHGSIRANYLASPMLVVIFALAGRVDIDLYHDPIGSNAFGMPVFLKDLWPSSEEIYTTLKTALTPAAFAQEYGHILDGDTFWQQLPVPEGETFAWDPQSTYIRRPPFFENFSLQADTVTDLRNARALLVLGDSVTTDHISPAGTIPKAYPAGQYLQGQGVKPSDFNSYGSRRGSHEVMMRGTFGNVRIKNALCAPAEGGITRKLPEGDTCYIYDASVAYRQQNTPLIILAGKEYGTGSSRDWAAKGTALLGVKGVIAESFERIHRSNLIGMGVLPMVFQAGQSWRQLGLTGEEEFSIEGIASLTPGKLLNIMVKTTDGQVKSFKVIAKLNTDIEVEYFQSGGILAQVLRQLAAE; via the coding sequence ATGGAACGTGCAAACTTTCGCGCCACACTGACCGTTAATCAACAAGAGTATACGTATTACAGCCTTGAGCTTCTTCATCAGCGAGAAGGGTATTACCTTGACCGACTGCCGTTTTCGATTCGGATATTGGTGGAAAATGCGCTGCGCAAGTTGGATGGAAAAGCCGTAACGGCCGATACGGTGCGGGAAATTAGCAATTGGCAACCGCGCTATGAGCAACCTCAGGAAATTGCCTATTACCCCGCGCGGGTTTTGATGCAGGATTTCACCGGCGTTCCCGGCGTCGTCGACCTTGCTTCCATGCGCGATGCGGTGGCCGAAATGGGGCTTGACCCGAAAAAGATCAATCCCGTCGTTCCCGTCGACCTGGTCATCGACCACTCCGTGCAAATTGATTATTATGGCACCGCCGATGCGCTTGAAAAAAACGTGGCACTGGAATACGAGCGTAACAGTGAACGATATATGCTTCTCAAGTGGGCGCAGAAGGCTTTTCACAATATGCGGATTGTGCCGCCAAATTCCGGTATCTGCCATCAGGTTAACCTTGAGTATCTTTCGCAAGGGGTAATGACGCAAAGCGTTGGTGGCGAAACGGTGGCGTTCCCCGACACCCTCGTTGGCACTGATTCCCACACCACGATGATCAACGGCCTTGGTGTGATGGCGTGGGGTGTTGGTGGGATTGAAGCGGAAGCGGTGATGCTCGGCCAGCCGTATTATATGTCGATTCCTGAAGTTATCGGCGTGCATTTGACTGGACGTTTGCGCGAAGGGGTGACCGCAACCGACCTTGTGTTGACACTGACGCAACTCCTCCGCAAGCATAAAGTTGTCGAAAAATTCGTGGAGTTCTTTGGCCCCGGCATGAAAGAACTGCCGCTGACCGATCGCGCGACGATTGCCAATATGGCTCCCGAATACGGCGCGACGATGGGATTTTTCCCTGTGGACGAAAAAACTATCGAGTATCTGCGCAACACCAATCGCACTGAAGCTGCGGCATTGACCGAAGCCTACTGTAAGGCGCAGAAACTTTTCTACCATAGTGACGAAATGCCGGAATACACCGCAGTGCTGGACTTCAATTTGAGTTCGGTCGAGCCTTCACTCGCAGGGCCAGCACGTCCACAGGATCGCGTGGCGTTGGGCGATATGCGCACCGCATTTCAGGCCGCTTTCGGCGAAAGCGATGTGACAGGCATTCCTGTGGAAATCGGGGGAAAAGCGGAAACCATCCGCGACGGTTCGGTCGTCATTGCGGCGATTACGTCGTGTACCAACACATCGAACCCATTCGTGATGGTGGGTGCGGGGTTAATCGCCAAAAAGGCGGCTGCGCTGGGGATGCAGGTTCCAGGCTATGTCAAAACATCACTGGCACCCGGTTCACGTGTCGTGCAGGATTATTTAGAACGGGCGGGGCTTTTGGAGTCCTTTGAAAAGCTTCGTTTTCACCTTGCTGGTTTTGGCTGTACGACGTGCATTGGTAACAGCGGGCCTTTGCATCCGTCGATTGAAGAGGCGATTGAGCGTCATAAACTGGTGGTCGCATCTGTGTTGTCGGGCAACCGCAACTTTGAGGCGCGTATTCATGGCTCAATTCGCGCCAACTATCTGGCATCACCCATGCTTGTCGTCATTTTTGCCCTTGCTGGACGGGTGGATATCGACCTTTACCACGATCCGATTGGGAGCAATGCGTTCGGCATGCCGGTCTTCTTGAAGGATTTGTGGCCGTCAAGCGAGGAAATTTATACCACGCTGAAAACCGCGCTGACACCAGCGGCATTCGCGCAGGAGTACGGCCATATCCTTGACGGTGATACCTTTTGGCAGCAGCTGCCGGTTCCCGAGGGGGAAACCTTTGCATGGGATCCACAGTCGACGTACATTCGCCGTCCACCGTTTTTTGAAAACTTCTCACTGCAGGCCGACACCGTCACCGATCTGCGTAACGCACGGGCATTGTTAGTGTTAGGCGATTCGGTGACGACGGATCATATTTCACCTGCCGGTACTATCCCCAAGGCGTATCCCGCTGGGCAATACCTGCAAGGGCAGGGGGTAAAGCCGAGTGACTTTAATTCGTATGGTTCACGCCGTGGCAGTCACGAAGTAATGATGCGGGGAACCTTTGGCAATGTGCGGATCAAAAATGCGCTGTGCGCTCCAGCAGAAGGGGGTATTACGCGCAAACTCCCTGAGGGCGATACGTGTTATATCTACGATGCTTCTGTGGCGTATCGCCAGCAAAATACCCCGCTGATTATCCTTGCGGGCAAAGAGTACGGCACTGGCTCATCGCGTGACTGGGCGGCCAAAGGGACGGCTTTACTGGGCGTCAAAGGGGTGATTGCCGAGTCCTTTGAGCGGATTCACCGCAGTAATTTGATTGGCATGGGCGTGTTGCCGATGGTGTTCCAAGCGGGGCAAAGCTGGCGTCAACTTGGACTGACGGGGGAAGAAGAATTTAGTATCGAAGGGATCGCATCGTTGACACCGGGGAAACTCCTGAACATTATGGTGAAAACAACTGATGGTCAGGTGAAGTCATTTAAAGTTATTGCCAAGTTAAACACCGATATTGAAGTGGAGTACTTCCAGAGCGGGGGGATTCTGGCGCAGGTGTTGCGGCAGTTGGCAGCAGAGTAA
- a CDS encoding TonB-dependent receptor: MKPRMATIRLALVSIALTLPAQSMTTLVDTSDAENVFLLDEIEVKRKIHDRAESGQTPLPREVIRHLPTGQGDITELLRIAPAVQMDEAFRSSLSGGEILPPQLSISGGKSYQNLFLLDGMNNSSLIDPAFTNPYSATDVPGHAQKFFFNTALVEDIVLHDSTVPAAYDRFTGGVIEVTTKLPATTLSGNLSYRTTRSQWTEFHIDDDTHTAFANSDHAEMQPRFQKDQYSATLHVPITADTRLLTSYQQTDSTIPLRYFGEWKEQYRLAQTISLKGIHNIDGSSYVDATLAYSPYEGRYFMRNTERSNFAIDGGGYLGALNYHREHGESKFRLHADYAFSENSRRAPHIFRAWEASPNKPWGYSLPAMADGSPQKSFEGGWGDLKKTEESITLAVDHTVGVFDAFGKHRLSYGATIGMNEGRFHRPVNAVSYMGVIGSATNVICGGANDTCVDGEQYFSSRTVSPASDVRATVNDYGMYVEDDYRFERLRLRLGLRYTYDDFMQNHTLAPRLLSQFDLFGTNNTVLSAGYHRYYGSNLLSNKLREGRLPTYVEKRWTFQNVVQPWQPTTDGVKITYNFQDLATPYSDEYMVGIDQTVLDGNLTLKYIIREGRDEFATVRAVAANNAVSYHLNNQGESEYRSAQIKWERSWNRHTVITNAMWQHAKTTNENYSDTFGLEELEQRVVYEGNVIRRSELPRGNFNRPIIVNLAYVGRYFDALTVAPAVRYRSGYRHIEQYDNAYFLGFGDYNTATGEYERHTTSAYRVVKYAPATTFDLSFAWEQAIKATHRVTFRLDIFNLLNAKNRIGNDQQNTTNATETYELGRQIWAGVSYDF, encoded by the coding sequence ATGAAACCACGTATGGCAACCATCCGGCTCGCACTGGTGTCTATCGCACTCACTCTTCCCGCTCAATCAATGACAACGCTTGTTGATACAAGCGATGCCGAAAATGTATTTTTACTTGATGAAATCGAAGTGAAACGGAAAATTCACGACCGCGCCGAATCGGGGCAAACGCCACTACCCCGCGAAGTGATCCGCCACCTTCCAACAGGGCAGGGTGACATCACCGAACTGCTGCGCATCGCTCCCGCTGTGCAAATGGACGAAGCGTTCCGCAGCTCACTGAGCGGCGGCGAAATCCTTCCACCACAACTTTCGATTTCCGGCGGCAAAAGCTACCAGAATTTATTCTTACTGGATGGCATGAACAACAGCAGCCTCATCGACCCTGCCTTCACCAACCCGTACAGCGCCACCGACGTACCGGGTCACGCGCAGAAGTTCTTTTTCAATACCGCACTGGTAGAAGATATTGTGCTGCACGACAGCACGGTTCCCGCCGCTTACGACCGCTTTACCGGCGGCGTTATTGAGGTTACAACCAAACTCCCCGCCACTACCCTGAGCGGCAACCTCAGCTACCGTACAACCCGTTCGCAATGGACAGAGTTTCATATCGACGATGATACGCACACCGCCTTCGCCAACTCCGACCATGCGGAGATGCAACCGCGCTTCCAGAAAGATCAATATAGCGCCACGCTCCACGTGCCAATTACGGCGGATACCCGACTGCTGACCAGTTATCAACAGACAGATTCCACCATTCCGTTGCGCTATTTCGGCGAGTGGAAAGAACAGTATCGCCTAGCGCAAACGATTTCCTTAAAAGGGATTCACAATATTGATGGCTCAAGCTACGTGGATGCCACACTCGCCTACAGCCCCTACGAAGGGCGCTACTTTATGCGCAACACGGAACGAAGTAATTTTGCTATCGATGGCGGCGGCTATCTGGGCGCTCTTAACTACCACCGTGAACACGGCGAAAGCAAATTCCGCCTGCATGCCGATTACGCCTTTTCCGAAAACAGCCGCCGCGCACCGCATATTTTTCGTGCCTGGGAAGCGTCCCCGAATAAACCGTGGGGCTATTCGCTCCCCGCAATGGCCGACGGCTCACCACAGAAAAGCTTTGAAGGCGGTTGGGGCGATTTGAAAAAAACTGAAGAATCAATCACTCTGGCTGTCGACCATACCGTGGGCGTGTTTGACGCTTTTGGGAAACATCGCCTGAGCTACGGCGCAACTATCGGGATGAACGAAGGGCGTTTCCACCGTCCAGTCAATGCAGTTTCGTATATGGGCGTGATCGGCAGCGCGACCAATGTCATCTGCGGCGGAGCCAACGACACCTGCGTTGATGGTGAACAGTACTTCAGCAGCCGCACGGTATCACCAGCATCTGACGTACGCGCAACCGTCAATGACTACGGCATGTATGTCGAAGATGATTATCGTTTCGAACGTCTTCGCCTCCGACTTGGCCTGCGCTACACCTACGACGATTTTATGCAAAATCATACCCTTGCCCCAAGACTTTTGTCACAGTTTGACCTCTTTGGTACGAATAACACCGTGCTTTCCGCTGGCTATCACCGTTATTACGGGAGCAATCTCCTAAGCAACAAACTCCGCGAAGGGCGACTTCCTACCTATGTGGAAAAACGCTGGACGTTTCAAAATGTCGTCCAGCCGTGGCAACCAACCACCGATGGCGTCAAAATAACGTACAATTTTCAGGACTTAGCAACGCCATATAGTGATGAATACATGGTCGGGATCGATCAAACCGTGCTGGACGGCAACCTCACCCTGAAATATATCATCCGTGAAGGGCGCGATGAGTTTGCCACCGTGCGCGCGGTAGCTGCCAATAACGCGGTCAGCTATCACCTGAACAATCAGGGAGAGAGCGAGTACCGCTCAGCGCAGATCAAGTGGGAACGCTCATGGAATCGCCACACGGTTATCACCAACGCCATGTGGCAACACGCAAAGACAACAAACGAAAACTACAGCGACACGTTCGGATTGGAGGAGTTGGAGCAGCGGGTGGTGTACGAAGGAAACGTAATCCGGCGCAGCGAATTGCCGCGTGGGAACTTTAACCGCCCGATTATTGTCAACCTCGCGTATGTCGGACGCTACTTTGATGCCCTTACAGTTGCTCCCGCCGTGCGCTACCGTTCCGGCTATCGCCATATCGAACAGTATGACAACGCCTACTTCCTCGGGTTTGGCGATTACAATACCGCAACGGGCGAGTATGAACGCCACACCACCAGTGCGTACCGTGTGGTCAAATATGCCCCCGCAACCACGTTTGACCTGTCGTTCGCGTGGGAGCAGGCCATCAAAGCAACGCATCGTGTCACGTTTCGTCTGGATATTTTCAATCTGCTGAATGCCAAAAACCGCATCGGCAATGACCAGCAAAATACCACCAATGCGACCGAAACCTATGAGCTCGGGCGGCAGATCTGGGCGGGGGTGAGTTATGACTTCTGA
- the istB gene encoding IS21-like element helper ATPase IstB — translation LTELELRIRSENNEKRRIKEAKFPLLKTLENFDFEAVPELDKRLMRDLAVGDYLNECRNVILMGKSGAGKTHLATALGIEACRQSKRVRFVTGYTLANDLVEARTERDLNRLLGKYTRLDLLILDELGYVPFSKEGAELLFQILAERHERGSVIITTNLGFADWTQIFGDHNMTAALLDRLTHRAHIIECTWDSYRLKQSLKGGKKKTL, via the coding sequence ACTAACGGAGTTGGAATTACGCATCCGCTCCGAAAACAACGAGAAACGACGAATTAAAGAGGCGAAATTCCCTCTGCTCAAGACACTGGAAAATTTCGACTTTGAAGCTGTACCCGAACTCGACAAGCGTCTAATGCGAGATCTGGCCGTGGGAGACTACCTTAATGAATGCCGCAACGTGATCCTGATGGGTAAAAGCGGTGCAGGCAAAACGCACCTAGCAACCGCTCTCGGTATCGAGGCTTGCCGTCAAAGCAAGCGAGTACGCTTCGTTACCGGCTACACTCTTGCTAATGATCTTGTGGAAGCCCGCACCGAGAGAGATTTAAATCGCCTACTCGGTAAATATACCCGGCTTGACCTGCTCATTCTCGATGAACTCGGATACGTGCCGTTCTCAAAAGAAGGAGCGGAATTACTCTTCCAGATCCTCGCTGAACGCCATGAACGCGGTTCGGTGATCATTACCACCAACCTTGGCTTTGCTGATTGGACGCAGATATTTGGTGATCACAATATGACCGCTGCGCTCCTCGATCGGCTAACTCATCGCGCCCATATCATCGAATGCACTTGGGACAGCTATCGCCTCAAGCAGTCTCTGAAAGGAGGAAAAAAGAAAACCCTTTAG